Proteins found in one Zea mays cultivar B73 chromosome 1, Zm-B73-REFERENCE-NAM-5.0, whole genome shotgun sequence genomic segment:
- the LOC100384542 gene encoding CRC domain-containing protein TSO1, whose translation MDTPDRPRAAAAAGFEDSPVFNFINNLSPIPPPKPLDSAHNVQLFKSSDLAPVSSIFASPHVNPVKETKVLIRDESVHLPQELHSPSSVRTRIDTSGSFRMIRCKDIVSDNCNITCQLNEASIDSSDHTSNSTGQLTQSIQDAAGSMESDKDQCDANKTDLTISQECTGLEGMNLDESGPDKMDSSHSGIVVHENQLSEQNNDEPAAYNEGYIITHQSTSDMLTLAIPSGTETQPVNDTQMADNPYSCESLLDDQSSGYCTQNSVHEPHLYWTGAVEGSAVSYTPQTLPGALQSQLMPCNKLSEPKDYVPTEQNALSQHLRGMRRRSLFNEKAGISNKGVDKTSDHHPVNSTTPKCKTISGDNSKPLRTPPCALPGIGLHLNALATIPKEKIVPREIQSTINESSNLIGPAGSSPAPFEQNIINDDFTQTTDVATAEASSQGSPKKKRHKFDNGDGTSCKRCSCKKSKCLKLYCECFAAGVYCSEPCSCIGCQNNQSHMETVLSTRQQIESRNPLAFAPKVIHTSEPGMDLGDFSNKTPASARHKRGCNCKKSSCLKKYCECFQGGVGCSVSCRCEGCKNAFGKREGASVLGIGEPKQGLEEKYVCVKEEKSEIDKQLVVYQTTDAAPAENVLTTPSMVECRPLACLPPASSKKSSKKPRSSTKLTGHPSRPCNLQAPPKTDVVLSPFENYAEMVLGDSTSDILKGNSSPHTSVKVVSPNKKRISPPRMGIGLSPICRSGRKLILKSIPSFPSLGGDVNNEDPKAKLPAP comes from the exons ATGGACACGCCGGATaggccccgcgccgccgccgccgccgggttcGAG GATTCTCCTGTCTTCAATTTCATCAACAATCTCTCGCCTATACCACCACCTAAACCTTTAGACTCAGCACATAATGTGCAGCTATTCAAGTCATCAGACTTGGCACCTGTTTCTTCGATCTTTGCCTCACCACATGTTAATCCAGTGAAGGAAACTAAAGTTTTGATCAG GGATGAATCTGTTCACCTTCCTCAAGAATTGCACTCGCCTAGCAGTGTCAGGACTCGAATAGACACCTCAGGCTCTTTTAGAATGATCAGATGCAAAGACATTGTGTCGGACAATTGCAATATCACTTGTCAACTAAACGAGGCATCTATTGATTCTTCTGATCATACATCAAACTCTACAGGCCAATTGACTCAATCCATACAGGATGCTGCTGGCAGTATGGAAAGCGATAAGGATCAATGCGATGCCAATAAAACAGACCTTACCATATCCCAGGAGTGCACAGGCCTAGAAGGTATGAACCTTGATGAGAGTGGCCCAGACAAAATGGATTCGTCACATTCTGGGATTGTTGTTCATGAAAACCAGCTATCTGAACAAAACAATGACGAACCTGCAGcatataatgagggttacattattACACACCAATCAACTAGTGATATGCTCACTTTAGCCATACCATCTGGAACAGAAACACAACCAGTGAATGATACACAAATGGCTGATAACCCCTACTCTTGTGAATCCTTGTTGGATGATCAGTCAAGTGGATATTGCACCCAGAATTCTGTGCATGAACCCCATTTGTACTGGACTGGGGCAGTTGAAGGGTCTGCAGTATCCTATACTCCCCAAACACTCCCTGGTGCTTTGCAAAGTCAGCTGATGCCATGTAACAAGCTCAGTGAACCAAAAGATTACGTGCCTACTGAGCAAAAT GCCTTGTCACAGCACTTACGTGGCATGCGTAGGCGCAGCCTTTTCAATGAAAAGGCTGGAATTAGTAATAAAGGTGTAGACAAAACTTCGGATCATCATCCTGTAAATTCAACTACCCCCAAATGCAAAACTATTTCTGGTGACAACTCAAAGCCTCTAAGAACCCCTCCATGCGCATTACCTGGTATTGGCTTGCACTTGAATGCCCTTGCTACAATACCTAAAGAGAAAATAGTCCCTCGAGAGATTCAGTCTACTATAAATGAATCAAGTAACTTGATAGGCCCTGCTGGATCTTCTCCAGCACCTTTTGAGCAAAACATTATAAATGATGATTTCACTCAAACAACTGATGTTGCAACTGCCGAAGCTTCTAGTCAGGGTAGTCCCAAGAAGAAAAG GCATAAGTTTGACAATGGTGATGGCACTTCATGCAAGCGTTGTAGTTGTAAGAAGTCAAAATGCCTGAAACT TTACTGTGAGTGTTTTGCTGCTGGAGTCTATTGTTCTGAGCCTTGTTCGTGTATCGGCTGTCAGAACAACCAGAGTCATATGGAAACAGTTCTGTCTACACGGCAACAGATTGAATCTCGCAATCCATTAGCATTTGCTCCTAAAGTCATTCATACATCTGAGCCTGGTATGGACTTAGGG GACTTTTCCAATAAAACTCCTGCTTCAGCTCGTCACAAAAGGGGATGCAATTGCAAGAAGTCGTCGTGTCTAAAAAAATACTGTGAATGTTTTCAG GGCGGCGTGGGATGCTCCGTAAGTTGCAGATGCGAGGGCTGTAAGAATGCTTTTGGAAAACGGGAGG GGGCTTCTGTGTTAGGCATAGGGGAACCTAAACAGGGATTGGAAGAAAAGTATGTTTGTGTGAAAGAAGAAAAAAGTGAAATCGATAAACAGCTTGTTGTCTACCAGACTactgacgctgctcctgctgaAAATGTACTGACCACACCTTCCATGGTGGAGTGCAG ACCCTTGGCTTGTCTTCCACCCGCAAGCTCCAAGAAAAGCTCCAAAAAACCACGGTCTTCAACAAAGCTCACAGGACATCCTTCTCGGCCGTGCAACTTACAAGCTCCTCCAAAGACCGACGTTGTGCTCTCCCCATTCGAAAACTACGCGGAAATGGTCCTCGGTGATAGCACATCAGATATCCTGAAGGGAAATTCATCTCCTCATACTTCTGTTAAAGTTGTGTCACCGAATAAGAAGCGAATCTCTCCCCCACGGATGGGTATCGGGCTATCTCCAATCTGTAGGAGTGGCAGGAAGCTGATTCTCAAGTCCATCCCTTCTTTCCCTTCCCTTGGTGGTGATGTAAACAACGAGGATCCGAAGGCCAAGCTCCCAGCGCCTTGA
- the LOC100384542 gene encoding CRC domain-containing protein TSO1 isoform X1, whose translation MGNASSSEPEDSPVFNFINNLSPIPPPKPLDSAHNVQLFKSSDLAPVSSIFASPHVNPVKETKVLIRDESVHLPQELHSPSSVRTRIDTSGSFRMIRCKDIVSDNCNITCQLNEASIDSSDHTSNSTGQLTQSIQDAAGSMESDKDQCDANKTDLTISQECTGLEGMNLDESGPDKMDSSHSGIVVHENQLSEQNNDEPAAYNEGYIITHQSTSDMLTLAIPSGTETQPVNDTQMADNPYSCESLLDDQSSGYCTQNSVHEPHLYWTGAVEGSAVSYTPQTLPGALQSQLMPCNKLSEPKDYVPTEQNALSQHLRGMRRRSLFNEKAGISNKGVDKTSDHHPVNSTTPKCKTISGDNSKPLRTPPCALPGIGLHLNALATIPKEKIVPREIQSTINESSNLIGPAGSSPAPFEQNIINDDFTQTTDVATAEASSQGSPKKKRHKFDNGDGTSCKRCSCKKSKCLKLYCECFAAGVYCSEPCSCIGCQNNQSHMETVLSTRQQIESRNPLAFAPKVIHTSEPGMDLGDFSNKTPASARHKRGCNCKKSSCLKKYCECFQGGVGCSVSCRCEGCKNAFGKREGASVLGIGEPKQGLEEKYVCVKEEKSEIDKQLVVYQTTDAAPAENVLTTPSMVECRPLACLPPASSKKSSKKPRSSTKLTGHPSRPCNLQAPPKTDVVLSPFENYAEMVLGDSTSDILKGNSSPHTSVKVVSPNKKRISPPRMGIGLSPICRSGRKLILKSIPSFPSLGGDVNNEDPKAKLPAP comes from the exons atgggAAATGCGAGTTCTTCAGAGCCTGAG GATTCTCCTGTCTTCAATTTCATCAACAATCTCTCGCCTATACCACCACCTAAACCTTTAGACTCAGCACATAATGTGCAGCTATTCAAGTCATCAGACTTGGCACCTGTTTCTTCGATCTTTGCCTCACCACATGTTAATCCAGTGAAGGAAACTAAAGTTTTGATCAG GGATGAATCTGTTCACCTTCCTCAAGAATTGCACTCGCCTAGCAGTGTCAGGACTCGAATAGACACCTCAGGCTCTTTTAGAATGATCAGATGCAAAGACATTGTGTCGGACAATTGCAATATCACTTGTCAACTAAACGAGGCATCTATTGATTCTTCTGATCATACATCAAACTCTACAGGCCAATTGACTCAATCCATACAGGATGCTGCTGGCAGTATGGAAAGCGATAAGGATCAATGCGATGCCAATAAAACAGACCTTACCATATCCCAGGAGTGCACAGGCCTAGAAGGTATGAACCTTGATGAGAGTGGCCCAGACAAAATGGATTCGTCACATTCTGGGATTGTTGTTCATGAAAACCAGCTATCTGAACAAAACAATGACGAACCTGCAGcatataatgagggttacattattACACACCAATCAACTAGTGATATGCTCACTTTAGCCATACCATCTGGAACAGAAACACAACCAGTGAATGATACACAAATGGCTGATAACCCCTACTCTTGTGAATCCTTGTTGGATGATCAGTCAAGTGGATATTGCACCCAGAATTCTGTGCATGAACCCCATTTGTACTGGACTGGGGCAGTTGAAGGGTCTGCAGTATCCTATACTCCCCAAACACTCCCTGGTGCTTTGCAAAGTCAGCTGATGCCATGTAACAAGCTCAGTGAACCAAAAGATTACGTGCCTACTGAGCAAAAT GCCTTGTCACAGCACTTACGTGGCATGCGTAGGCGCAGCCTTTTCAATGAAAAGGCTGGAATTAGTAATAAAGGTGTAGACAAAACTTCGGATCATCATCCTGTAAATTCAACTACCCCCAAATGCAAAACTATTTCTGGTGACAACTCAAAGCCTCTAAGAACCCCTCCATGCGCATTACCTGGTATTGGCTTGCACTTGAATGCCCTTGCTACAATACCTAAAGAGAAAATAGTCCCTCGAGAGATTCAGTCTACTATAAATGAATCAAGTAACTTGATAGGCCCTGCTGGATCTTCTCCAGCACCTTTTGAGCAAAACATTATAAATGATGATTTCACTCAAACAACTGATGTTGCAACTGCCGAAGCTTCTAGTCAGGGTAGTCCCAAGAAGAAAAG GCATAAGTTTGACAATGGTGATGGCACTTCATGCAAGCGTTGTAGTTGTAAGAAGTCAAAATGCCTGAAACT TTACTGTGAGTGTTTTGCTGCTGGAGTCTATTGTTCTGAGCCTTGTTCGTGTATCGGCTGTCAGAACAACCAGAGTCATATGGAAACAGTTCTGTCTACACGGCAACAGATTGAATCTCGCAATCCATTAGCATTTGCTCCTAAAGTCATTCATACATCTGAGCCTGGTATGGACTTAGGG GACTTTTCCAATAAAACTCCTGCTTCAGCTCGTCACAAAAGGGGATGCAATTGCAAGAAGTCGTCGTGTCTAAAAAAATACTGTGAATGTTTTCAG GGCGGCGTGGGATGCTCCGTAAGTTGCAGATGCGAGGGCTGTAAGAATGCTTTTGGAAAACGGGAGG GGGCTTCTGTGTTAGGCATAGGGGAACCTAAACAGGGATTGGAAGAAAAGTATGTTTGTGTGAAAGAAGAAAAAAGTGAAATCGATAAACAGCTTGTTGTCTACCAGACTactgacgctgctcctgctgaAAATGTACTGACCACACCTTCCATGGTGGAGTGCAG ACCCTTGGCTTGTCTTCCACCCGCAAGCTCCAAGAAAAGCTCCAAAAAACCACGGTCTTCAACAAAGCTCACAGGACATCCTTCTCGGCCGTGCAACTTACAAGCTCCTCCAAAGACCGACGTTGTGCTCTCCCCATTCGAAAACTACGCGGAAATGGTCCTCGGTGATAGCACATCAGATATCCTGAAGGGAAATTCATCTCCTCATACTTCTGTTAAAGTTGTGTCACCGAATAAGAAGCGAATCTCTCCCCCACGGATGGGTATCGGGCTATCTCCAATCTGTAGGAGTGGCAGGAAGCTGATTCTCAAGTCCATCCCTTCTTTCCCTTCCCTTGGTGGTGATGTAAACAACGAGGATCCGAAGGCCAAGCTCCCAGCGCCTTGA
- the LOC100384542 gene encoding CRC domain-containing protein TSO1 isoform X2, whose amino-acid sequence MIRCKDIVSDNCNITCQLNEASIDSSDHTSNSTGQLTQSIQDAAGSMESDKDQCDANKTDLTISQECTGLEGMNLDESGPDKMDSSHSGIVVHENQLSEQNNDEPAAYNEGYIITHQSTSDMLTLAIPSGTETQPVNDTQMADNPYSCESLLDDQSSGYCTQNSVHEPHLYWTGAVEGSAVSYTPQTLPGALQSQLMPCNKLSEPKDYVPTEQNALSQHLRGMRRRSLFNEKAGISNKGVDKTSDHHPVNSTTPKCKTISGDNSKPLRTPPCALPGIGLHLNALATIPKEKIVPREIQSTINESSNLIGPAGSSPAPFEQNIINDDFTQTTDVATAEASSQGSPKKKRHKFDNGDGTSCKRCSCKKSKCLKLYCECFAAGVYCSEPCSCIGCQNNQSHMETVLSTRQQIESRNPLAFAPKVIHTSEPGMDLGDFSNKTPASARHKRGCNCKKSSCLKKYCECFQGGVGCSVSCRCEGCKNAFGKREGASVLGIGEPKQGLEEKYVCVKEEKSEIDKQLVVYQTTDAAPAENVLTTPSMVECRPLACLPPASSKKSSKKPRSSTKLTGHPSRPCNLQAPPKTDVVLSPFENYAEMVLGDSTSDILKGNSSPHTSVKVVSPNKKRISPPRMGIGLSPICRSGRKLILKSIPSFPSLGGDVNNEDPKAKLPAP is encoded by the exons ATGATCAGATGCAAAGACATTGTGTCGGACAATTGCAATATCACTTGTCAACTAAACGAGGCATCTATTGATTCTTCTGATCATACATCAAACTCTACAGGCCAATTGACTCAATCCATACAGGATGCTGCTGGCAGTATGGAAAGCGATAAGGATCAATGCGATGCCAATAAAACAGACCTTACCATATCCCAGGAGTGCACAGGCCTAGAAGGTATGAACCTTGATGAGAGTGGCCCAGACAAAATGGATTCGTCACATTCTGGGATTGTTGTTCATGAAAACCAGCTATCTGAACAAAACAATGACGAACCTGCAGcatataatgagggttacattattACACACCAATCAACTAGTGATATGCTCACTTTAGCCATACCATCTGGAACAGAAACACAACCAGTGAATGATACACAAATGGCTGATAACCCCTACTCTTGTGAATCCTTGTTGGATGATCAGTCAAGTGGATATTGCACCCAGAATTCTGTGCATGAACCCCATTTGTACTGGACTGGGGCAGTTGAAGGGTCTGCAGTATCCTATACTCCCCAAACACTCCCTGGTGCTTTGCAAAGTCAGCTGATGCCATGTAACAAGCTCAGTGAACCAAAAGATTACGTGCCTACTGAGCAAAAT GCCTTGTCACAGCACTTACGTGGCATGCGTAGGCGCAGCCTTTTCAATGAAAAGGCTGGAATTAGTAATAAAGGTGTAGACAAAACTTCGGATCATCATCCTGTAAATTCAACTACCCCCAAATGCAAAACTATTTCTGGTGACAACTCAAAGCCTCTAAGAACCCCTCCATGCGCATTACCTGGTATTGGCTTGCACTTGAATGCCCTTGCTACAATACCTAAAGAGAAAATAGTCCCTCGAGAGATTCAGTCTACTATAAATGAATCAAGTAACTTGATAGGCCCTGCTGGATCTTCTCCAGCACCTTTTGAGCAAAACATTATAAATGATGATTTCACTCAAACAACTGATGTTGCAACTGCCGAAGCTTCTAGTCAGGGTAGTCCCAAGAAGAAAAG GCATAAGTTTGACAATGGTGATGGCACTTCATGCAAGCGTTGTAGTTGTAAGAAGTCAAAATGCCTGAAACT TTACTGTGAGTGTTTTGCTGCTGGAGTCTATTGTTCTGAGCCTTGTTCGTGTATCGGCTGTCAGAACAACCAGAGTCATATGGAAACAGTTCTGTCTACACGGCAACAGATTGAATCTCGCAATCCATTAGCATTTGCTCCTAAAGTCATTCATACATCTGAGCCTGGTATGGACTTAGGG GACTTTTCCAATAAAACTCCTGCTTCAGCTCGTCACAAAAGGGGATGCAATTGCAAGAAGTCGTCGTGTCTAAAAAAATACTGTGAATGTTTTCAG GGCGGCGTGGGATGCTCCGTAAGTTGCAGATGCGAGGGCTGTAAGAATGCTTTTGGAAAACGGGAGG GGGCTTCTGTGTTAGGCATAGGGGAACCTAAACAGGGATTGGAAGAAAAGTATGTTTGTGTGAAAGAAGAAAAAAGTGAAATCGATAAACAGCTTGTTGTCTACCAGACTactgacgctgctcctgctgaAAATGTACTGACCACACCTTCCATGGTGGAGTGCAG ACCCTTGGCTTGTCTTCCACCCGCAAGCTCCAAGAAAAGCTCCAAAAAACCACGGTCTTCAACAAAGCTCACAGGACATCCTTCTCGGCCGTGCAACTTACAAGCTCCTCCAAAGACCGACGTTGTGCTCTCCCCATTCGAAAACTACGCGGAAATGGTCCTCGGTGATAGCACATCAGATATCCTGAAGGGAAATTCATCTCCTCATACTTCTGTTAAAGTTGTGTCACCGAATAAGAAGCGAATCTCTCCCCCACGGATGGGTATCGGGCTATCTCCAATCTGTAGGAGTGGCAGGAAGCTGATTCTCAAGTCCATCCCTTCTTTCCCTTCCCTTGGTGGTGATGTAAACAACGAGGATCCGAAGGCCAAGCTCCCAGCGCCTTGA